The DNA segment TGAGCTGTTGAGTTGCGGCCATGGTGACATGTTTGGTCCGGGGAATGCCCAGTTGCCGACCCCCAATATGCTGATGATGGATCGCATCATCAAAATCACAGATGACAGCGGGGAGTTCAATAAGGGTGAAATCCTCGCCGAGCTCGATATCCAGCCCGATCTCTGGTTCTTCGACTGCCATTTCCCCGGGGATCCGGTAATGCCGGGCTGCCTCGGCCTCGATGCCATGTGGCAGATGGTGGGATTCTTTCTTGCCTGGATCGGCAATCCGGGACACGGTCGGGCGCTGGGTGTCGGCGAAGTCAAGTTCACCGGCCAGGTTTTGCCTACCGCCAAGCAGGTCACCTACCACATCAACATCAAACGAGTAATCGCCCGCAAGCTGGTACTGGGTGTGGCAGATGGAGTGATGAAGGTGGATGGACGGGAGATCTATTCCGCCAAGGACCTGCGTGTCGGCCTGTTCACCTCCACCGACAACTTCTGATCCCAACGGCCGATGGCCATACTGCAGGGATTGACCGGTCTGTTACTCTTCCCTCTGCTGGCTTGGCTGATCAGCGAAAACCGCCAGGCCTGCAACTGGCGCGTACCGGTTACCGGGCTGGCCCTGCAGCTGATCATCGCCATTCTGTTACTCAAGATCTCGCTGTTTCAAACCCTGTTCATCCAACTCAACCAGGCCCTGCTGGCCCTGCAGCAGGCCACCCAGGCAGGCACCAGTTTCGTCTTCGGCTATCTGGGGGGCGCCGAATCCCCTTTTCTGGAAAGTGATAGCGGCAGCAGTTTCATTCTCGCCTTTCGCGCCCTCCCCCTGGTGTTGGTGATCAGCGCCCTCTCCGCCCTGCTCTTTCACTGGCGCATACTCCCGCTGGTGGTGGGATTCTTCTCTCGACTGCTGCAGAAAAGCCTGAATATCAGCGGCGCCCTGGGCCTGGGTGCGGCGGCCAACGTGTTTGTCGGTATGGTGGAGTCACCCCTGCTGATCCGCCCCTATCTCAACAGACTCACCCGTAGCGAGCTGTTCAGCCTGATGACCCTGGGCATGGCGACCATCGCCGGCACCGTGCTGGTCCTCTATGCCAGCCTGCTCGAGGGGGTGATCGCCAATCCGATCGGGCATCTGCTGACTGCCTCGTTGATCTCCGCACCCGCCGCCGTGATGATCTCCCGGCTGATGATACCGGAGACCCAACCAGGCACGGCAGGCGAGTTGCTGGAACTCCAATCCGCCAACAGCAGCATGGAGGCGATTACCCATGGGACCATCGAGGGACTCAAGCTGCTGGCCAACATCATTGCCATGCTGATTGTGCTGGTCGCTCTGGTCAGCCTCCTAAACCTGATACTTGGGCTGCTGCCGAATTTCGTCGGAGAGCCGCTGAGCCTGCAACGCCTGCTGGGGTGGTTGATGGCCCCGATGGCCTGGCTGATGGGCATACCCTGGTCGGAAGCGGTCACAGCCGGTTCACTCCTGGGCACCAAGACGGTGCTCAACGAACTCCTGGCCTACCTCGACCTTACCAACCTGCCTGAGGGTAGTTTGAGTGAACGCAGTCGCCTGATCCTCACCTACGCCCTGTGTGGATTCGCCAATTTCGGCAGTCTGGGTATCATGCTCGGAGGCCTGGGATCCATGGTGCCGGAACGCCGCAGTGAGATAGTATCCCTGGGCATGAAGTCGATCGTTGCCGGCACCCTGGCCACCCTGCTCACCGGCACGATCGCCGGATTGGTATTGTGAGGGTTTCTGAAAGATTGCTTTATAACGCTAAGGGCGCAATGAAACGCTAAGCACGCAAAGGGATTAAGTCGAACTCACAGTGACAATTTGAATTAAACATGATGCAACAACCACCTGCGTCACTACTCAAACAAAACAATCTGGCTCGGCGAAATATTAAAAATCCTTCGCGATCTTTGCGTTTCATCGCGCCCTTTGCGTTATATTCTTCATAAGAATTCCATCAGAGGATCCATCAATGAAAAGCCTGTGGAACGACAACGAAGCCGCCAACTGTGAAAGCGAACTGGCGCTACGTGTCTACACCTCCCGCCTGCTGGGCTCAGATCCTTCATTAGTGCTGCATGGGGGTGGCAATACCTCGGTCAAGATCAGCGAGAAGAACCTTTTCGACGAACCGGAAGAGATCCTCTATGTAAAGGGCAGCGGATGGGATCTGGCCAGCATCGAAGCTCCCGGATTCACCCCGGTTCGCATGGACCATCTACTCAAACTGGCCCAGCTAGACACTCTCAGCGACAGTGAGATGGTCAATCAATTGAAGACCCACCAGACCTTCGCCAGCGTACCCACCGCTTCTGTGGAGGCGATCCTGCACGCGGTTCTGCCCTATAAATATGTGGATCATACCCATGCGGACGCCATCGTAACCCTGACCAATACGACCCAGGGGGAGCAGCTCATTCGCCAGCTCTACGGGGAGCGTGTGGTTGTGATTCCCTATGTGATGCCCGGCTTTGATCTGGCAAAGTCTGTGGCAAGGCTGTTTCCCTGCAGTGCCAATCAAGAGACCATTGGCATAGTGCTGATGAATCATGGCCTGATTACCTTTGGCGACGACGCGCAGCTCTCATATGACCGCATGATCCAACTGGTGGACGAGGCGGAATCCTATTTACAGCAATCGGGAGCCTGGGAGCTCTCTATCCATGGCGAGGAGCATAAGGCTCAACCCGATCTACTGGCCGATCTGCGCAAGGAGATATCCGATGTTGCAGGGTTCCCGGTCATTATGCAGAGCCATCGCGGTCAGTCCGAGCTGGGATTTTGTCAGCGACAGGACCTGGCAAAGATCTCCCAGCGTGGACCTGCCACACCGGATCATGTGATCCGCACCAAGCAGTTGCCCATGCTGGGCAGACGCACCATAGAATACGTCGCTGACTATCAGCGCTATTTTGAACAGCACGCCCCCGCTTCCAGAATCCCGGTGGAGATGCTCGATCCAATCCCGAGAGTGGTACTCGATGGGGAATTCGGCATGCTCACTATCGGCAGAAACTGCCGCGAAGCGGGCATCGTGGCCGACATCTACCAGCACACCATGACAATCATTCAGCGGGCGGAACTGCTGGGGGGCTGGCAGGCCCTCCCGACCCAGGCGATTTTCGATGTGGAGTATTGGGAGCTGGAGCAGGCAAAACTGCGTAAAGGCAACCAGCCTCCCCCCTTCCAGGGAGAGGTGGCGGTTATCACCGGTGCAGCCTCAGGGATCGGCAAGGCCTGTGTCGGTGCATTGCTGAGTCGGGGTGCCGCCGTTGTCGGATTGGATAGATCCCCTGCCATTGTGGAGCAGCACGATAACCCTGGTTTCCTGGGTGTTCACTGTGACATCAGCGACGCGGATGGGGTCGAAGCGGCACTTGAGCAGGCGGTGTTGCATTTCGGCGGCGTGGATATGCTGATTCTGAACGCCGGCATTTTTCCCGGGGGATGCCCGGTATCTGAGCTGGACGATGAGCTGTGGCGTCAGGTCATGGGGATCAACCTGGATGCGAACCTGGGCCTGTTACGCAACTGCCACCGCTACCTGAAACGGGCGCCACGCGGCGGTCGGATCGTGGTGATCGGATCAAAAAACGTACCGGCCCCGGGACAGGGGGCGGCCGCCTATTCCGCATCCAAGGCGGCATTGACACAACTGGCCAGGGTGGTTGCATTGGAGTGGGCGAGTGACGCCATCCGCATCAACACACTCCATCCTGATGCGGTTTTCGATACCGCCATCTGGACAGAAGAGGTCTTGGCGACCAGGGCGGAACACTATGGAATCAGCATTGCAGAGTATAAAAAACGCAATCTGTTGAAGTGTGAAATCAGCAGCAGAGATGTGGCCGAACTGGCCGCGGAACTATGTGATGAGCGATTCAGCAAGACCACCGGGGCGCAGATTCCGGTGGACGGGGGCAATGACCGGGTGATTTAGGGCCTAGTCTAACCCACCGCAAGATGGGCGGGTTCAGAGACCAGACTCACCCCATGCAACTGGCAGGTGCGAATCGATTCCCAGAGTAGATTCACCGCCTGGGGACGAGGAAAACTCTTACGCCAGGCGAGGCCGATGCGGCGCTGCGGCGACTCCACCGCCAAGGGTCTGGTGGTGAGCAGATCCCAGCGCAGATATTCAGTACCGATCGCCGTATCGGGTAGTACCGTGATACCGATCCCGCTGGCTACCATGTAGCGAATCGTCTCCAGGGAGCTGCCTTCCAGGTTCTCCTGCAGATTCGTATCCCCATTGCCTTTGTTCACGCAACCGGGGCAGATCTGTTTGACCTGTTCACGAAAGCAGTGCCCCTCTCCCAGCAACAGGACTTTCTCCTCCTGAAGCTGCTGGATTGAGATTGACTCGAACGCGCTCAGTGGGTGCTGCATAGGTAGTAGCACAGAAAAGGATTCATCGTAGAGTGGGCGGGTAACTATACCCGGCTCATCAAAGGGGTAGGAGATAACGATGACATCCAAATCCCCTTGCTTCAACTGTTCGGTCAGTATGCTGGTGTAGTTTTCCCGGATGACCAGGGGCATTCCGCTGGCCAATTGTTTTAGTTGCGGCACCAGGTGGGGAAACAGATAGGGACCGACCGTATAGATGGCACCCACCCGCAGGGGGCCCTCCAATTGATCCACGCTCTGGCTGGCAAGTTGGCGGATCATGCCTGCCTCCTCCAACACCCGCTGGGCCTGGGTGACGATACGCTCGCCAGCGGCAGTCAGGCTCACCTCCCCCTGACCTCGCTCAAACAGGCCCACACCCAGCTCCTCTTCCAGCTTTTTCACCGCCACACTGAGGGTGGGCTGGCTCACATAGCAGGCCTCCGCCGCATGCCCAAAATGGCGTTTCTGGGCCACTGCCACCACGTATCTAAGTTCATTCAGTGTCATAACCTATAGTGTAGCCGCTGAGATAGAAAAAACTAATCGGCTTGAAAAATGTTAACGCCTCAGCAGAAATCGAAGGAGAATATGGAATAATCCCTAACCATTGGGCAAAGAAGTAAAAAATTGGATTTTGCTTTAGCAAATCCTGATCTAATATTATGGCAACATGACAAGGGTCCTGATGGGGCGTGGAGAACTAAATTGCTCGTCAGACTAAAAAACAGAAAATCGGACCGTTCTATGGGTAGCAGTCCTGACAATCAACCAGCGAATTTCAAACGACTCCCTGTAGAAGGTCTCAACCTGCTGCAACTCACGGATAGTCACCTCTATGCAGACCCCTCCCGCTGTCTGTTGGGGATTAATACGCTGGAGACCTTTGATCAGGTGCTTGCCCAGGCACTGCAGGAAAGTGGCACCCCTGACTTCATTCTGGCCACGGGTGATCTGGTACACGATGCCTCTGACACAGGCTACAAACGGCTGTTCGGCCGATTACAGCTGACTGAAATCCCCACCTACTGCCTACCGGGTAATCACGATATCCCGGGGAAGATGAAACAGATCCTGAACCAGGACAATGTGCACACCATCCCAAGTGTACAGGCTAAAGGCTGGTCACTGATCTTTCTCGATTCGACCATACCCAATAGCGATGGTGGACGTATCGATGAGAACGAACTGGAACTGCTAGAGGTGCTGTTGCAGTCCCACCCCGACAAAAACACCATGATCTGCATGCATCACCATCCCGTGCCTGTGGGCAGTCGTTGGATGGACACCATGGTGCTGGAGAATCCGGACGCCCTGTTTAAATTGATCGGCGCAAACCCCCAGGTCAAGGCACTCCTCTGCGGCCATATCCATCAGGCATTCGACACGGAGTACAGAGGTGTGCGTTTGCTGGGCACACCATCGACCTGCGTACAGTTCATTCCCCGGGTCGACGATTTCGCCATCGACGCCATACCGCCAGGCTACAGATGGATGAGCCTGCAGCCGGATGGCACTATTCAAACAGGGCTTAATTTACTCCCCAAAATCCCTTCGGGACTCGATCTCGCTTCCATGGGGTATTGATCGGCGGCCGGCAAAGGGTGTCGATTATCGCTCCAAGACCACCTTGACGGAGGATTTCACCTGCATGCTGGCCTCACCATGCTCAATCCGCAGCGCCAGGAGCTCTACCCCCGATTCGCGAACAACCCGGCGCAGGGTCTCTCCATACTCAGGGTCAATCTCGTCAGCCGGGTGGAAGTAGTCACC comes from the Candidatus Thiodiazotropha sp. CDECU1 genome and includes:
- the cpdA gene encoding 3',5'-cyclic-AMP phosphodiesterase gives rise to the protein MGSSPDNQPANFKRLPVEGLNLLQLTDSHLYADPSRCLLGINTLETFDQVLAQALQESGTPDFILATGDLVHDASDTGYKRLFGRLQLTEIPTYCLPGNHDIPGKMKQILNQDNVHTIPSVQAKGWSLIFLDSTIPNSDGGRIDENELELLEVLLQSHPDKNTMICMHHHPVPVGSRWMDTMVLENPDALFKLIGANPQVKALLCGHIHQAFDTEYRGVRLLGTPSTCVQFIPRVDDFAIDAIPPGYRWMSLQPDGTIQTGLNLLPKIPSGLDLASMGY
- a CDS encoding hydrogen peroxide-inducible genes activator, which gives rise to MTLNELRYVVAVAQKRHFGHAAEACYVSQPTLSVAVKKLEEELGVGLFERGQGEVSLTAAGERIVTQAQRVLEEAGMIRQLASQSVDQLEGPLRVGAIYTVGPYLFPHLVPQLKQLASGMPLVIRENYTSILTEQLKQGDLDVIVISYPFDEPGIVTRPLYDESFSVLLPMQHPLSAFESISIQQLQEEKVLLLGEGHCFREQVKQICPGCVNKGNGDTNLQENLEGSSLETIRYMVASGIGITVLPDTAIGTEYLRWDLLTTRPLAVESPQRRIGLAWRKSFPRPQAVNLLWESIRTCQLHGVSLVSEPAHLAVG
- a CDS encoding NupC/NupG family nucleoside CNT transporter, with translation MAILQGLTGLLLFPLLAWLISENRQACNWRVPVTGLALQLIIAILLLKISLFQTLFIQLNQALLALQQATQAGTSFVFGYLGGAESPFLESDSGSSFILAFRALPLVLVISALSALLFHWRILPLVVGFFSRLLQKSLNISGALGLGAAANVFVGMVESPLLIRPYLNRLTRSELFSLMTLGMATIAGTVLVLYASLLEGVIANPIGHLLTASLISAPAAVMISRLMIPETQPGTAGELLELQSANSSMEAITHGTIEGLKLLANIIAMLIVLVALVSLLNLILGLLPNFVGEPLSLQRLLGWLMAPMAWLMGIPWSEAVTAGSLLGTKTVLNELLAYLDLTNLPEGSLSERSRLILTYALCGFANFGSLGIMLGGLGSMVPERRSEIVSLGMKSIVAGTLATLLTGTIAGLVL
- a CDS encoding bifunctional aldolase/short-chain dehydrogenase yields the protein MKSLWNDNEAANCESELALRVYTSRLLGSDPSLVLHGGGNTSVKISEKNLFDEPEEILYVKGSGWDLASIEAPGFTPVRMDHLLKLAQLDTLSDSEMVNQLKTHQTFASVPTASVEAILHAVLPYKYVDHTHADAIVTLTNTTQGEQLIRQLYGERVVVIPYVMPGFDLAKSVARLFPCSANQETIGIVLMNHGLITFGDDAQLSYDRMIQLVDEAESYLQQSGAWELSIHGEEHKAQPDLLADLRKEISDVAGFPVIMQSHRGQSELGFCQRQDLAKISQRGPATPDHVIRTKQLPMLGRRTIEYVADYQRYFEQHAPASRIPVEMLDPIPRVVLDGEFGMLTIGRNCREAGIVADIYQHTMTIIQRAELLGGWQALPTQAIFDVEYWELEQAKLRKGNQPPPFQGEVAVITGAASGIGKACVGALLSRGAAVVGLDRSPAIVEQHDNPGFLGVHCDISDADGVEAALEQAVLHFGGVDMLILNAGIFPGGCPVSELDDELWRQVMGINLDANLGLLRNCHRYLKRAPRGGRIVVIGSKNVPAPGQGAAAYSASKAALTQLARVVALEWASDAIRINTLHPDAVFDTAIWTEEVLATRAEHYGISIAEYKKRNLLKCEISSRDVAELAAELCDERFSKTTGAQIPVDGGNDRVI
- the fabA gene encoding 3-hydroxyacyl-[acyl-carrier-protein] dehydratase FabA, whose translation is MTRQNTYNRDELLSCGHGDMFGPGNAQLPTPNMLMMDRIIKITDDSGEFNKGEILAELDIQPDLWFFDCHFPGDPVMPGCLGLDAMWQMVGFFLAWIGNPGHGRALGVGEVKFTGQVLPTAKQVTYHINIKRVIARKLVLGVADGVMKVDGREIYSAKDLRVGLFTSTDNF